Genomic window (Nicotiana sylvestris chromosome 7, ASM39365v2, whole genome shotgun sequence):
CGTCGCCGGAGAGAAACAGAGGCTCGTCTTCCTCCACCGGATTCGCCACCATTCCCATTActgtaaataataataattaaaaaaaagatttaCTTATTTTTGTATTATCAGTCTTTTGAGTTGCTTTTGTTCCTCCTCCCTCTATATTCTTTCTTATATACTAGTACTAGTATTGATTGGTGGATTTGCTCAGTCAAAGTcataataaactttttaaacaaCAATACTAGTACACTtagtcttttatttatttatttatgctCCGAAAACCGTCCATGACCCATAATACTTATCTCAATTATTTCATTGGGGAATTTCATCAACTACCTACTGCTTGTAAAGTCTTTAAAGACGAGAAAGAATGCTCTAAGAAAAACAGAGGTGCTACTTGTTATTTAACCAAAAAAAGCTGACAAGCAAAGCTGCACTTTTAACATGGCTCAACAGTTGGTTAACAATGATCTGAAACCGAGCTAATAAAGTTGTTATTAAGTATTAACCGATACTTAATGACATCTAATTTGTATCTGTCATTCATCTCTCTCATGTTTATATCTAATAGTTCTAGTATGTTTGTCATAAATATCATCCCTTGCAACAACATTTTTCGATTGACACAATAGATAAACTCCGACTGTACACTAGAACGTGAACGATCTTTAACTTCAGCTTAGCCTCTAGACCATCATCATCTCCATGGCAATCATAAACAATCAGAATacagaaaaggaagaaaaataagCTGCAGGACAAATATATGCTTATTTCCCTTTGCTAGCATCTGGTGGTGGTAGCTGTAGACCCATTAGTCCAAGCAAATGTAAAGGAAGTCCTTGAGAAGAAAATGAATCGAGGAAATTCTTTACAAGATTGAAATCCACACCTACTGGAGTGAACTCCTCTTCCATGCTTTTCCGTAGCATTAGATGTTCCCCGCTCATATATTTGTCCAATGAGTGATCTTAGCAATATCATTTGTAACTAGAAATGCAATGTACGATGACTATTTTCACTTTCCGGTCTTCTATCCCTAACTTACAGAATATGGGGGTGTTCGAGCAACAAGCTAAATGACTTTACAAGAACCATTTTCTACCAGATAAAACACTTTTGCTAATGCTAAAATGATTTCGGGGCCCAGAATTGAACTGTAAATTTAACAAGCTGAAACCTGATCTCCAGGCAAGATCAGAAAACAAATATAGATTTAATTGGAAGTGTGGGCTAACCTCATCTTTCTTAACGGATTGTTCATGTGCATGGACAAATGTATTACTTAATGGGCTGCCCTCAATTCCTCATTCAGAGAGCCCGAATACGAATGCACGAAAGCAGAACCTTTCTCATCATCATCATTAGATAGCTCTCGGCGATATCATTCTCATCTTCAGATTCATCTGCATGTCCAATAAATgtcacttctttttcttcttattttgcactttcttgggtttttttttttttttggggggggggggggtggaacATGTAGAGGAGGTTATAATGTTGAGCATAACCCACCCACCCCCAATCCTCTAGTATTTGTGGTAGGAGTTTGGGGTTGTAGAATCAGTGAAAAGGAAATTCAAAAGATGAACTTACACCAATACTATGTTAAGTTCCTCCAGGAAGAGGGAGGAGAAGGGGGAACTACCTGGTTGACTTCCCAATATAAAAGTGATTTCTTGTCCATGTTTGGACAGATTAGAATTGGACGGGTTAAGCTTGTCATGGAGGAGTAGCTGACCCTTCCCACTATCATTTCACCTACATACTGAACGAGAAAAATAATCCAGCGCCCCACTACCTTACCTAAACCAAACCCAGCCTAAGGGGGACCAAGTTGCAAATCCCTCTCCATGCCCGCACCTCCCCTCCCACCTTACCTATACATATAGTAGGAAAATTGACAGAAAAAGGTGGTAGATATCCATCTAACACTAGGCAATTTTTCGTTGGCACAGACACCAATATTATAAATATAAGCGAAAAATTCCAATCTGCATGTAAAGTTAATAAATACTAGCAATTTGGCTATTGCTACTAAAAAGATCGACTTGAAGAAATAGAAAAACGTGAGTCACCAAACTACATATCCCATGATGACTCTTCTTCTATATCAACATCACTGCCCGTGTCTCCAGAGCCCTGACTCCTCACAAATGACTTCACATGTCTTTCATAAATCCATCCACATCAAAGTCCACTTCCTATACGCTCCTATAGGAAGTAGAGAATAGGCCAAAATGAGTTACTGGAGGATGGGACGCACGTGCTTCTTTGTTCACCAGTTTGACTAAGTACACCTTTATTTTCAAAGAGATGTTGCTAACATAGAATATAGATACAGTAGGGTTAACCAAACTAGCCCTCCTTATATCTATTACAAGGAACTTAATTATTATGACCAGATTTAGACAATATTAATATAAACAGTCTCTTGCTTCATAACTATCTGATCTAATTCTACCCTTGCACCCTAGAATACGTACAAAGACAATCACTATAATCAACAAGTCAGTTAATCCAAATAGCATAAACCCAATAATTATAAGATGTTACAATGTAACCTCTTGTCagtaaaagcaaaataaaagagatCAAGCATATGATACTCCACGTGTTGAAATGAAAAGAATGAAGGACAAAAACCTGTCTTCTGGAACCTCTGCACCTTCATAGCTGGCCACTTTCGTAACAAATGCTTGCATAGACTTTGATATATCTTTAAGATCAAAATTATCAGAACCATTGTTGGGCCCATCCTGCTCTTTCGATTTCTGTTTCCTTTTGAATTGTAAAGTTCCATCTCCTTTTGCCTCTCTTGAAGAGCGGCATTTAGCTCATCCTACCCATCATAAAGCCATGAATCATCATCAGACGGTGGCAGCTCCTGATCCTTAAAGTCAGCAGACTCAGGATGGCCAAGGATCTCATCTATTCTTCGAACTAGTGCACTTAGTATATCACTGCTTTTTTAAATAGTTAGTTAATAGCACGTTAAGGAATACTTATATGACACACAAGGGCATCTCAGACAAGATTAATATAAACAGTAATATCAGCATATCGAGCAATAAGAGGGGAAATTGGTGAAAATGCAAGCAAAGAGAAAAATGTGACCATTACAGTAAACAATACGACCACATCACTTACATTACATTTTCAAGCTTTCCTTTTAGTAAGGTAAGAAGTAATTATTCAAAGACTAACAACTGGACAAAATGTGTTTCTCTGGAAGATTCAGATCATGGTTCGCATCCAGCTCCAACTTTCTTTAAATAAATAGGGTAAAAGGTTTACAAAATCCGGTATCAGTACTGTATACACAAATTCTGCTATGCAGAAGCTTCAAATTTTCCTTGTTCACATCTAGGACAGATAGGAAAGTATACAACATTTTGAACTTGCAATGGAAGTCCATAGCATATGGTAGGTCACAAGATGTTGTATCATAAATCAACTAAAGCTACACAGACACACTGAAGAGACATTTTAGCCTAGGATACGTGAAGCTGCCAGTGATACCACATAGATCCTGACAATGCAATGTCCATAATTTTTTACCCGATGTGCAGAAATTTTGTACTATGAACACGATGGCATAATTTATTTTTACTCAAATCTGCAGATATCATTAGTGGTGCTCTTACGATGTCACCCACATTTTTGTTTGTTACTTCATTACATGAAGCCATTGCATACACCCTCCCCCCTTTGACAGGGAACctcacaacacacacacacacacaccccaaATGACAAATATAGCTCAAACTCAACCTACCCAAGTAACCAATTGTATCAATTTTATGAAACAAATTCTAACAATGAACTATTATTTCATCGAACGTAAATGTGCATCTACTATAATTTCATCTTTAAAAAATCAAGCTTTATACAAACTAACAAACAGCAAGTACCTTTCTCTAGCATGCAGTGAACTATTCTTGTAATACTCCTCAGCATTCTGCATCAATCTTTTATGTTCCTTTGATCCTTGCAACAACCCTTCAAAATATCCACTCCGTTCAAGACTCTGCTTAAACGCCTCCCAAGTACTCCCTCCTTCTCCCTCAATCCCCTGCTTCTTCCTCAACTGATACATCATCTCAAACCCACAAGTAATTTTCATCCCTAGCTCAGCATCCTCATAACCCTCCACATCACTCCTAGGTGGCAAACCCGAATAGCATTTCGGCTCCTGAAACATCTGCTGCACCAACTGTGAATTCATTGCCCTAGACATCCTAACCACCACCCTAACCAACTCCTCCCCACTACCCCCACCCCCTAAAAACCTCTCCATCTTTGCCGTGAACTTCATCGTGTCGATATCACTATTGTAAAACGCCTCAACAGCTAAAAGAGCATGAGGAGGGCAATGTAATGTTGCTTCACACATTTTTTAGGTCATTAGTCAACAGTTCCCTGGACAGCGAAATAGGGGTGACTTCCGCCACATTTGCAGTGCTGAGCTATTACGTTATTGCTCATTGGGTTCTTAGAATATTGTATTATGTGTAAATGTGCtcattctaattaattaaactcagAGTTCTGGTGTTAGTCATGTAGCAGATTCTTCATGATTTTTTGGTAATGAAACTGGAACATGAGCAAGTATTATTAATAGTCTCTCTCTATGTTTGGCCCGTGCATAGCATGGGCAAACCTTTCTAGTTCCTTACAAAGCAGGAAATATCACCCTGTCCTTTTTTGAGGTGTCTCTTTAAATTTTGTCTGCTTTTAAAAGAACTTTTTCAGCCATAAGTGGAAGACTAGAGCCAGCCTCTTCTTGCTCCTCTTCGGTTCTACTTCTtcctctttttctgcttcttttttATCTGAAGTTTGGTACAAGCAGTTTCAAACTCTAAACCATTGAACTGAAGTTCAGTTGCAGACTTGCAGTAGTTTGGAACTTCAAACCACTGTTTATAAGTTCAAAACTAATCTGATTAAACCTTTAAAATACTGTTTCATAAGTTCAGAGGATTGTAGTTGTATGTATGACACAACTCTAAATCCTGATCAATTTCAAGCGAAATAAAATCCAGAAAACAACATTAATCATTTTAACTCTACCTCTTGCCCTAGTTTCCAGCTGCTTCTGTTTTCCCTTTTCTCTCTAAACTAACATCAGAAAGGAAACTTCAACTTGCAGAAGACCCTGTAAGCATAAAGAATATAGCAAATGTTGATTCCAGCAGCAAAACCTTGTGGAGACATGAACCTTGAGATACAGAAATACTGACAAGGAATAGCATTGCCAAATCCTCATAGAAAGGACCTTGCGCTTTCTACATAGCCAAACTGTCTTCAGGCCTTGAATTGAACCCATCATCAAAAAGTTAAAAGTTCCTCTCAAAAAAGGAAAGTTAAAAGTTTACTTTCTTCTTCCCAATACAAGACTCAATATGCTTGTCAACTGATCCTTCTACAAATATCACAATACTGCTGTAGTTTACAATAGCGAGTGAgcaattttctttgttttatcctttttttcttctttgtgtgtgtgtctgtgtgtgtgtgggggggggggataaACTTACCAAGGGTCATACCCGCTGCTACTAGACACTGCTTGTAAGCCTGATGCCAGTAGAAATAAATCTACCCAGGAAAAAGAGTTTGCAGTCAGATCAAAGCAAAGTATACAAGGACCGCAGTTAACTAGATAAAAGAAGGTTTACTATCATCTGTAGAGAAACATCGAATAACTTCATGGCACTTATACCAAATAGGAGGTTAATGATTCAGCAGAACTCCGGCATGATACTTCTTCAGGAATCAAGAGCATCTCCATGTTCGCGTAAAAGTATCACCCTTCAAATATTAACATTTGTCGACCTCAGCGGCTCAACCCATAGTCTCACAAAATAATCCACATCAATTAATACCATAACGTAATAGCCAATGCAACTTCTCATAAAATTGAAAACCGAATAAGAAGTCACTTTGAACATCAGCAACTCTTTATCCTTTTCCCCCGATAGAGAGTGGTTGAGCATGTTGAGTAATCCATTATCCCTCAAAATGCACCATAAAGACAATACAACCCCCATAACTTATTGATTGAAATATAATGATCCCACAAGCAAGAAATTTGAGAAGAATTAACACGATCCAATAAAATAAGAAGAATGAGTCTTCATGATTGATTAGCAATGCATCTCCCAGAAGAGTCTGGTTGAAGGCACATAAGTAAAAGTGTCATTCAATTGCCATTAAGCAAACAATCTGACGAAAGACAATCAGAAGGATATTGCCTTCTATGCGACTTTTACCTCACCCACCGCCCCTAATAAACTTCTGACGAATATTTAAGAAATTCAGGGAACTGACATTCCAAACTTGCAACAAAGAACCCAAAGGAATTGAATACAGTGCATATTTTCTGAAACATCTAAGTTGTTGGGTGTAAATGTTATTCATCAAGGTTTTATTATAATCTTAAATGCAATGATACTTCAAACTATTTTACAACTTCAACAGAAGACATGATAAGAAACTAAAAAACAAGATCTGGTATCACTTCATCTCTTAAAATAAGGTACATTaaagtaaaagaagaaaaagtttGACTTCCCTTTTTCAGGGTGCTCTAGGGTCCATTCCATGTTGCCAAACGTAAACAAGTTCATCCCATCCTGTACTAGCCAATAGCCCTTCAACGAGAACGCTCATATCAACTCCGACAGCAAACTCTGTGTGATGATCATACCTCCCAATAAGTGCATCTTCCACCATGTAATCCCACATGCAAACAGTCATGTCATATGAACATGAAACCATCGCACTCGCTCTATGTGGTGAAAACCTCACTTTCCTCACTGCATATCCATGCCCATTAAGCACGGAAATTGGCACTCTATAATTCCTAACATCCCAAACCTTGATTGACTTATCAACTGATGCGGTTGCAATGATACAATCATCATACTTATTCCAGTCACATGAGAGAATTTCAAACTCGTGTGCAGGCAGAATCATGGTAGACCCTACACAAACCATGAGTTAATTGAGTTAATAAGTTCTAACAATTTAAATGTAATACTCACACATGCTGAACAACTTACCGAGGagatgacccttgataggagggtgtggaggtcaaGAATTAGGGTAAAAGGTTAGTAGGACGTTGAGCACATTCTCTTTTCATACCTATATTATCATCAATACTCTAGTAGTTTCTTATACATAGATCTCTAGTACTAGTTGTTACTGCTTATTTTTTATATGGTTTCTCCATTGATGTATTTCTTTTCGATTATATTGTGACTATTTCTGAGTCGAGGGTCTCTTGGAAACAACTTCTCTACCTTGACAAGGTGGAAGTAacgtctgcgtacacactaccctctccagaccccacctgtgggattacacttggattgttgttgttgttgtacacgTATATGCAGAAACACAATTCGATGTTCTgactgaattttttttttcttgaatgaTTTATTGGAAATTAGAGGATTAGAAGTTAGATTAGGAGTTCGTTGTAATTGGGACCCAAATGTAATTACTAGGAGTTAGGGGGGTCTTTTATTATTTAGCTTTCACAATTAGTTGTATATAACTAATTCAGTTGGTACAGTAAATTCAGTTGGAAAATTTCCCAAattccctcttcttcttcctcacgtGTGCAGAGCTCTCTAATGGCGATTTCTAACATGATTAAAGCGCATAGTCCCGTTAACTTTTTTTTCGCAAACTTCAATGCTCAAAGAAGCTACCAAGGAATCAAAAACTGTCCCATTGTCTATGCTCTAAAGCAAATAAAAACAAGCCATAAACTTGCTTCAACTCATCCACATTCTAAACATTTCAATACTTAGACCCTTTAGTTCCATGTGCAGCTATGGTTGAAAAACAAACCAACCACAAATATGGTGCCTAGTTTATGtgcctttaaacaaataacaaatcAAGCATTTGAATTATCAACCAAATCAAATCAGCTCAAATTAACAGTTTTTTTTCTTAAGTACTCATTCAAAGCAAAGATCAACCAAATACATCCTTAAAAAGCTGTATGAACCAAACTATCGATCAAGGAAAAATATTTGGGAACAGCAAACCTGGTTCACGGACATCCCAGATACGAGTAGTACAATCCCCAGAAGCAGATGCAAAAATATCAGCATGCCTTGGATTCCAAGCTGTGGAATACACACAATAAGCATGCTCCTTAAAAGTCCGTACACTAGCATTCCTGTCCACTGTCCACAGCTTCACAGTATCGTCCCAAGAAGCTGACAAGAAGGAATCTTTTCTCACTGTATTATAATCTACACCGTGTACTTCACGTGTATGTTCCTTGAAGGCACGAATCGGGTTGTTGGTGGGAGGCAAAGAAAGGTCGTAGAGCTTCACAGAACCATCGCCGCTTGCGGCGATTACGAGGGAATCGTGAGCTTCAGACCAGCAAACGTCGTAAACGCCGTCAGCGGTGTCGTAAGCGGCGATTTCCGATATGGGTCCGTTTGGAGTGAGCTGAAGAATGTGAACTCTGCCGTTACCAAGGATGCCGAAATTCTGTGCGGTGGCAACGGCGATTTTGTTTTCGTAAAAGGGGCTGAATTTGACGGAGTAACCGTTAAAGGGGGTTCTGAATACCGGCATCTTAGTCGGTGGTTGGTGGTGCTGGTGGTTGGGGGATTAACCCTTTGGTTTCTCGATGTAACTTTATCCGCTCGGGAATAGGAAATTATGTACAGACGGACGGACGGTACTTTAGACCGTGAAATTGCCTTGGACTATGAGGTCAATCCAACCCAGTTCCTTAATTAGGTAGGCTAGGTTAAACATTGTTCACCTCATCCAAACCTTAAAGCTATTTCCTTCCTTTCTGTAGACTATTGACCCGCAGAGCTATAAAGTCAAACATCTCTATAACAATTTTATTATTGAATATATTTGAATATTATAGCAAAATACTATTATacagaacatatattataacataacataaaattaatttcagaaaagcttgacttttatagtaaaatattattatttagaGATATTATTATAAAGAAATCTGACTATATTATTTTTTGTCTCAAATATATTCGTGAacaattaaaaatatttaaaaattcatTAATGGTCTGACTTGTAGTcgaaattcttccaatctcgtaactattgctacATTCTATCATGCAGTCTGTACGACTTTGTCCTTGTATGTGCGCATATGCGAGTCTGCTCTctttttttcctccagcttttagccagtCTCTatgcctcactttgtgaacatatacaaaactatgacaagctgtccctatgggcatctataggtgtactgaagttcttcgctcggtattttgtcgaacttacgaccattgctatatcttgtttcatagttgcgattatctatgcttatggctttactacatctaggtaggtcatactataccataactcttacttccaTTTATTATTATCGGGgtctgctacccaactccaggttactctcttactgcttatcctatatgtataaatctaagtcattTAGTGCTTCCTTGTTATTGTTCATCTAAAGAATGACATCCTTATCTCCTCTCATACAttggaacttttatccatctattgttgattcaccgtattgttgatctataatctaccagtgataacttgaaacctcttacataATACGTTTTTACTAGGGCTCACGTTGCATcagggaacatctgaaatgatttgCCCGATCCACCTtagggacgatactatacttcaataaccgtagcATCTGAACGTGATTCATCTTATAGGAGGTATTCTAATCAcatgcaattcatgaaatcctttctcgttaaatcattacttcAATCGAAAACTATATTCCTAAACATCATCCTTTTATAGCTTGTCACACTCACACCcctattctactaccagggcagcattccatctcttctaaatgctcctaGTCTTAAAATCCTCCGAGTTTACTCAAGTtatattgagctttctataacttacaaaaaccatcagctctcttgttttgatgggcTTAACCCCGAGGTCGTTCCTATTCTTGTCACCTTCTTACTcacattttcttatccttactcctatttACCTAAAAACTTTTCACTCTACCATATTTTAGCTTGCGACCtgcacatatctatttatactattcgcaaccttcctttaacttgctagcaccatagattttcttttgtgccttctcagttgtatAAGCAATTACATTTCCTAGTCGTTTTGCCACTTGCTACAtggatacttggcttatcttagtgcccaggAATACTGGAAATACctataactcatatgatctcaaatatcaattttgatttttttccttCCCGTTCgttagccacgataggtgccactttcctatGGAGTGCAtaaatattgtagtgagactattGCTACAAGATCATTTCTTCTTTAGGTCAATATGCTTAGGTTctaaccttcttccttatttactCGGCTAGTATtccgttgtagtacttaggggacaccctctgactcttgtaaagctgcgagattattacatcgtatacccgAAAGATcttttttgatgttcttactcgcccataattatccttagttacttacctctgcACTCTTGTGCTCGTAGGGCTGCttctaaactgaaatttttacTATCTCCCCAATGCTCTTTTATTTTCATAACACTTATACGGTACTTTTAATTACCCCAACTTCTATccgaatatttctcaaggatcacaATGTCATATCCGCGAGACTGAATTCCCTATGTTGGGGTTCACTGCGtgtatcttgcacgatctgttgatttatatgtatcctcttgtctagccataactatattccgcgtaatctctcttgggttatttcttttgtcttaacttacctctcgcactggatCCTTATATATCAAGTGTTCAtttgcacttatttatcaataacatatAGGGCGGGAGCCCTTACTGCCTCTTCCCTGCATCGTGCTTGCATAATATTCTGGAGTCGTAACATATCTGTAGGATCTAAATAAATGCAATCCCATTCCTTTCACCTTTTTACCgtattcttcctttactattccacAGTTACCTGAACCACATAACTCcaacttaataccatatcacaccatcttcCCCTCTCTCTCCCCcctctttaggggagtactaacatTTAGTGCTATGAAGATTTACCTGTaaatgttttaccttttcatttttggcatcCTTTTACATCTTCACTGACTCTTACCCACCTTACAGTAacccttttgtaccaaggataactaaatttcttatgcacgagggtgacacctagtataataggcacacttagtcccttaagcttaactctgcTCGCAGGTCTTGCTTTAgagaagcgtcttcctgaatgaactttaaaggttattcttttcttgtccattctattatttccAGAACGGTATCTCTAGAATTCTcacgatgccgactattatcaaatccttcggtccctaattcatgtttagtttatcttgttcactagcccatcctaatttctattactccgggggtctaacttttccttctggtaatcacgtttGAGTCAccaacttatttctcgaaatgaggatatgactttatggcttatgcTATTTTATTGTTTTAAGGCCTGTCTCCTTTTGTCTTTGCCTTCTCTttactatagactctgtcatcctgccatattttgatttaccattATTACttatttatcacatcttactcataatgcttcatttactctcttcttattctcctgctaatatttctgtctatcactttattctgaaaacttcaataGAATATTCTTTCCTTTTTAGATCCCCTTTCTCCATTCACTGGCTCTTCGGGTCACCTAACATTCTCTCTTGGCAAGGGAtgcgagccatactaaggtaaatatttgtgcCTTCTAAGATTCCGGTATCTATCTTCTGAATTTTATGAACGTGCTGGTattcatatctagctgtactattctGGAGTGCCCTATCTAGGTGTCTCTCAAGGAGAACTATTACCacgtttgcaatatccttcgTAAATGTCTCTGACGCTAgcaatccatccaccattttgggttactctaacccgaactggatcttgatatcccgtccttctcttaaattatatctgttagctcccataggccATAACTGAGATGTGTGtggccaattgtatatacctctgttactattgaaggtaactcaaaatgcttatatttctttgCCTAAATTATAAATACTGATAATCTAACTGAGCACTCATACCCTTTTTCAcattgcttcttttacttgctgaaacttgtatctaccttctgattctcttatTTCTTTTTACCATATAGGTGGATAGATATTACTACCTTAGGGCtctttatcaagaagcttacacgtcttactacacacatgatctgccgaagacctcacatttattcatcataagcatgatgcaaaattgagttcttctgactcaactcttccacaaccacattcaatctcttGCCAACTGTCTTTCTGGATATAAGTATCATT
Coding sequences:
- the LOC104225805 gene encoding peroxisome biogenesis protein 7; the encoded protein is MPVFRTPFNGYSVKFSPFYENKIAVATAQNFGILGNGRVHILQLTPNGPISEIAAYDTADGVYDVCWSEAHDSLVIAASGDGSVKLYDLSLPPTNNPIRAFKEHTREVHGVDYNTVRKDSFLSASWDDTVKLWTVDRNASVRTFKEHAYCVYSTAWNPRHADIFASASGDCTTRIWDVREPGSTMILPAHEFEILSCDWNKYDDCIIATASVDKSIKVWDVRNYRVPISVLNGHGYAVRKVRFSPHRASAMVSCSYDMTVCMWDYMVEDALIGRYDHHTEFAVGVDMSVLVEGLLASTGWDELVYVWQHGMDPRAP